The Daphnia pulex isolate KAP4 chromosome 6, ASM2113471v1 genome contains the following window.
TGTAAAGAGCAAGCCCCAGTGCAACCAACTGGCCCAAGATGTAGACTAGGATTTGTCCAATTGCCTGGGTTCCCTCCAACATCTtgaaagctgaaaaaaaaattatactgTATTTAAAAGGTATGACTTGTTTGAATAATAGTTGTGAAAATATACTTTGGTTCATGCTGAACAACGCACGAATGGGCCTCACAAACATCATGCCAACCATCATAATTGGAAATATGGAAATGGAACTTCCCACCATGTACATCATGAACAAATTCATAGGTACCTATTTCAGAAACAGACAAATTTACATTCTATAGACTTATTAACCTTTAAAAGGCACAAGACTGAACTTTATCAAATATTCGAACAGAATAATTCTttcaaattacaattttttcccttacaattattatcttttttcataaattctagcaagaaaaatacacaacaGAACAAATGGTTTTTAACCTGTTTTAGTGGTTGTAAAGCAACATCCCAAGATCTCTTAATAAGCAAACTAGAATCATTTTCCTTAGCTGATTCGGCTACTGTAGTTGCAATCGATGGAAGATATCCTGGAGGAGATGCGAGGTCACATGTTGATTTATTCCTGTAAATCTATCATTAAGTAAACTTTCAAACATGCTTTCATTTAAAGTATTCATTTACCGATTGGAGAGATCGATAGaccatttaaatttctttgcagTGTTTCGGTTCGCCATTGCCATTGTAAAGACTGATTTTGTTGTGGGACTAGGGCTTCGATTTTTGACATCTAATTAGTTGTCTGCTGCAATATCTCAACAAACTTTTCGGAATTATGTTAGATGGCGTTAGTTGTGCTGCATACTGTTTGAGTCTGCTGTTTTTCTGCACAACCAAACTCTCCACACCATATAAGAAAAATCactgttttattcttttttgaaaaagtaggATTGTTTACATTAGAACTGGATGCCTGGTAGGTAAATTTAGCTTTCGTATATAATATGGTACCTATTTCAGATATTTTATTTCGAGTGAGGCATTGAAGTATTGGTATCCGAAGTATTCATTGTAAGTAGTACACTTGGTGCCAGTCCAGAAAATAGGCTTGTATAATTGATGTGAATAAGGTGTGCCTTGAATGTGTGTTGaccttttttgtctttctgcccttccccaaaaaaagaaatttatacACATCAATATTCAAAATTGTCCATAGATAACCGAGACTAGTTGGTGTTTGGATGCAATATTAGACAATTCAGCAATGCAAGAATGGCTGAACGGAAATTTAGTCGTGGCCTTAGAAAGCCAGGTATGGCAGCACAGCTCAGAGAATCAGTTTCTCAAGTTGTCAGAGAAACAGCTGTACAGGTAATTCAGTTCATGCTAAAAACATGTCTCTTTGTtaacaaaatttcttaaacAGAGCAAGCCCCAAAGGGCTGAACCTATTGACTATGAAGCTGTACTAGCTAAAAATAGAATCATTTTTAACAATGATCCTCACAGAGAGCTTCTATTGTTTCCACCTGAAGATGTATCTGTAAGTATTTGTCTCTTTTATCATTTCACAAAGTAAGAGTTGGAaatcatttcttatttctctttcagcaAAGCAAAATAGCCAGACAATGCCGCACAACCAAGTCTACAGTTCCTGAAGAAATTCTTCAGAATGAAGGCAGCTATTTCACACAGAAGTGTGCGCAGTTCTACACGTGTGATTGGTCCACACTCTCATTCAAGTATAGGGCCTACAGTGGTAGCTGCCTTGATTTACCAAGGTACGGTAACCTACATgtataaatattaatttggCTTTCAgtaatagtatttttttttcccttgaagGCTAGAGAGACTTAGTTTGCTTACTGATCCCAAGCATGAAGTCGACGTCGAGGGAGATGCAGATGATGAGATGTTTTCTCCTGAATCCCCACCTACTTTAGAAGGATATCTACTAAAGGGACCTGAAGGAGCTTCAGAGAAGATGTTTGCTAATATTGCAACTAAATCCTTTAAGCGGAGATTTTGCAAACTACGCCAAGATATTACTGGGTCATATTTTCTTGACATTTGTAAGGAAGATAAAAAACAGGATGCTGCGCTTTCCATAAGCCTTGATGAATGCGAGGATGTTGTAGCGTAAGTTTATAAACTTTAACTAAATTATTGTCAGAAAATTCATGTATCACATTCCATTTTCACGTGaaggaacaaaagaaagaacaaattcGGATTCCAGTTGCGTTTGGTCAATCAACGATCTTATGTATTTGCAGCTAGCTCTGAAAGTGAATTGAATAATTGGCTGGAGAAATTGTGCATGGCAGTGCATTCGAGCAAACAATTTTGTGACGACAGAAGAAGTCTGCCCGATCCTGGTAGGTTATCctaaagacaaattttttgttcatgaaatTCTCGAATTTCTTTCCGACAAACCTATGTAGAACTTGCATTGAAATCAACCAAAGTTCCGTCATCCTATGGCACTTTAAGATCACTTGAGTCATCTTTGAATCCACAGCTAACCAAGTATGCTCGTGAAACGGAGATGTCTATTAGTTTAGCAAGAAGGGAAAATCGCAACTTACTTTTTAATCTCAGTCCAATTAAACCggtaaacatatttttctttctaaaaagtAGTAACGCATTTAATCACAAATATCTCATTTAAGTTCCCTGGAGCAAGCGATAGTTTTATGCAAACTAAAGTAAAGCCTTTTGAAGATAATTTTGGTCACCGTTTCTTTGCACGATGCGAATCTATCAACTTCCGTCTGCAGGCTCCAATTGATGGCGATAAAGGACCGCTTGGTCAGGTAGGGCGTTCTTTTATTCCAGTGATATATTTTTgcttaaaaaagatttttcttagGTTGAACCGTATTTTATAACCTTGGCATTGTACGACttgaaattaaataagaaaattacagAAGATTTCCACTCTGATGTAAATCATCCACTTATGAAAGCAGTTATACAATCAATACAGGCAAATTCCGACGAACCAAATAAGATTTTTGACATTCCAGGCGATTGGCTTGCTTTCCCTAAACAAGTGcgtgttgcattttttttttttttttaagttagcagaattttacttttgtgtGATTATTTTCAGGCCGTTTTCAGTGTAAGGCATATTCATAGCGAAGTGTTCTTAGTTATCCGAATAGAGACCATCCTGCAAGGATCTGTCGTGACTTCTGCTGAACCTTATGTGAGACCTAATTCGGATATCAAAACCGGATTAAAAGTACAAAAATCAGCCCGTTCCTACTGTAGTAGGTAAACGCATAATATGTAATATTTCATAAGATATCCTTGATTAAATTCTGCTTCACCCTTTCAGATTAGGCCGATATCGAATGCCTTTTGCATGGGCTGCCCGTCCCTTGTTTCGTTCATCTGGTGAACTTGATACGACAAGCGAAATCTCCACTATTTATCGACAAGAGTCTCATCGTAATTCTGACGAAGATTTAATCAAAACCCTGAATGATTTTAGAAGGTTTtttcattgtattttttacaTGAAATCATCATCCATTTAcaatgttaaaaatttgttgtgtTTGATCAGACCAGAAAAACTCAGCCGATTGACAATTATCCCAGGAATGATTCGAGTCACTGTTGAGCATCTTAAAGAAGCTATGCCAAGTATAAGCCAAATCTTACTGTTCCATAAATATTCAATAACTTTGCTATTCAAATCGTTTTTATAGATATGTTGACTGCATCATTAGTGCCCATCAAACCATTTCCGTTGCCACCTGTTCAAGAACCTACGATTGAAATTGCTGAGTTTCCTACTGTCCGCGTGGAAGACGGTTTTCCATATATGAGCTACGTCAATCATCTATACGTTTATCCTCGTAGTCTGAAATATGATACCCAGAAAACTTTCCATCGCGCAAGAAATATTGCTTGTGTGATTGAACTACGAGACTCTGATGCAAAAGATGCTCAACCATTGAAGgtaattttaagaaatggggagaaaaaatcaagaatatTGTCAAAGtagtatttgttgtttttaatccACATTTTAGAGTATCTATGGTCAAGTGGGACAGTTGCAAATGGTGTCTCAGTGGGTGTGCTCAGTCTCTCATCACATCACGTCGCCGTGCTGGATGgacgaaatcaaaattaatttgcctACATCGTTGAACAACAAACATCATCTGCTctttacttttcttcacaTTTCCTGCGATTTGAGCAAGCAAAAGAAAGATCGTGACAATAAAGAAGTCCTTGGTCCAGAAGTAGTGGTTGGCTACAGTTGGCTGCCACTGATGCATAAAGGACGATTGCGAATAGAACAGCAGAGCCTTCCAGTATCAGCTCATCTCCCGCCTGGTTACCTATCGTTCGAACCCCTTGGATTAGGCAGAGGAGTAAGACATCATTATcaatcatattttttgtttaactcgATAATTAATAGTGCAATTTGTTAGTATGCCGGACCTGAAATTCGGTGGGTTGATGGTcaaaaacccatttttcaagttcatctTGAACTTGTGTCTACAGTAACGGCCCGAGATCAACATTTGCACAATTTCTTTCTCCATATGGCCAAGCTCAATGAAACTCGTTCAATTGCTTCTCTGTTCCCTACAGCAGCCGAGCTGGATGCTCACAAACCTCTAGAGGTAATTTACTATTTGGGATACATACATGTTTGAAACACAAATCGATGAGTAGGCAATTTTTGGAAAGTATAATCCCCATATCAAGTGCAGGAATGGTAAGATTTGGGACAGATTGCGGTTTAAATTGATTGAGTTATTGGCTCATCGAAAATAGATCAGGTAGAAACTGCAACCaagttaagattttttttagcGCAATCCAATTCCCTTTGTTTTACTTCGAAAAATATGCATTTCGTCATCAATTTAACAAGAAGTTAACTTGATTGTCAGTTTGTTTGATTGCCTGATTTAATAACATGTATCTAGTCCTACTGTGCTGTTCTAACATTCAGCTTTAAGATTAAGTTTTATGTTATGTACATTACCAATTTAAATGGTAAGTGTCAGCAATGCTTCAAAACGTTAAGTTGGTGTGTGATTAAATTAATCAGGAGGCGCCAAAAAGCCCTGCTATCCAGGAGAATGGATCTCGTGAATTATCAAAGCTGGTTAAGGTATgttgtttacttttacttatttattatCGACAAGTTCGCCAAAGAGCGCatgtttttcaatgtttttgcAACCAAACAATTTCGCTGCAATTGATATGCCATGAGTGCTACGTTATTCAACCATTTTAATTTCACGTCAAAAAAAGATtgcttgttattattttaatctTTGCAATTTAACTTGGAGTTCTAATTTATCCCTCACAAATTTTACCAtcgtattttgatttttaaccAATATTTTGTTCGACAGGCTTCGGACTTCGTGTCCAAGATCGTCAAGGTGGGAGAATTAATATGTTAATCCTCTATGCATGCAGTTTGAATTCACATTCTGTTCAAGCTTGTAGCTATAATCTCTTGGTTGTGATTTAGttcaatctttatttttttcggtctTGCATGCGGTTAATTGGTTGGATGTTCTGTATCTTTAAAGGGACCAACCGGAAAATTGCATCccttttaacaattttgtattatttgaaCAGGCTTTACATGCTGTTGATGTGACTGAAGTAGTCCATCACCTCCCAGTGGTTTTAAACCAACTAATGTGGCTCATGGTCCGTATTAACAGCGAGGAGTTGTCCGTCAATGTAATTAAAGTACTTATCCACATTGTCAACCAACTTCACGAATTCGAGAAAGCAAACATTTTGGATGCCTACTTGGAGTATGTGTTTGTTACACCAACTCTGACGGAATCGGCAAACAAAGCGACAGTTCACGAAGAGATGGTAACCTAATCAGTTCGAGTTCTTTCTCTTAATCTAGAAACGATACCTTAAACTATTTTGATTTATCAGGTTAAAACGTTGTGCGTCCTTTTACGACCTTCGAACACCGACTTTTTGGTTATGCACAAGTTCCTTCGACACGCCAATTTCTTTCTCAAACTCATTACACGCAGTATGGCTCAGCATATCCTGGAAAGCGGGAGAATTAAAGTAAGGAttggcattttgaaaaaagaaatttttatcgaTAAATTCGTATaatattttcttctaatttaaTAATAGATGCAGAGGCAAGAGCGATTTCATATGGATTACATGCGCAACGTAGAGAGTCTTGTGGAAACGATTTCACCTcatattcaaattaaatataaaGATTTGCCGGACGAAACTCGACATGCAAATCTAGCGATAGCTGAATTCGTCAAAGTAAgacatttacaaaaaaacCACTTGTTTatcttgatttaattttaagtcaaaacttttttgtttgcaaacAGAAATGTCTGTCTTTGATGGATCGAGGTTTTGCTTTCAGACTAGTCAGTATTTATTTGAACACTTTCCGACCAGACGACCCTCGAGCTTTGTATGAGCTTAAGTTTCAGTTCTTACAATCGGTTTGCTTCCATGAACATTACATCCCTTTAAACTTCCCACGCGCTCCAAACTGGGCGGCCATGCAAAAAAGCATGAAGGAATTGGACATGGAATTTCGGTTGTGCGACTCTTTCTGTCGAAGTCATTATCTAGCCGGATTGATTTTGCAAGAGGTCAGTTCTGCCTTAAATGAAGTGGCTGACATTCGCAGAATTGCGTTAAGATGCCTAAAGGATTTACTAGCAAAACATGAACTGGATGATCGTTATCAAAATAAAGTAATTTTccttcattcttttattatgtaccgtaaatttaaatttttgacttTATTCATCCTAGGGACATCAGAGCCGAATCGCATCACTTTATTTGCCTTGGATTTTCATTGTACTTGACAACTGGAACAGATTAAATGTTTTGTCTGTGGAATCCACGGGTCCGTCCAGTTCAACTGCTTCAGCTATTGGCTTTTCTAGTATTGCGAGTCCCTCTGTAAAAACTGGGAAATCATTATCTTTGCCAAGAAACATTCGACCACCTGTTTTGACACCAGTAAACTCGTGGAAACGGTATAACACTTAAAAATTCAATCTCAAGTTCCTTTTCATACCGAGCGAATTCTGTTTCAGAAATCCTGGAACTCCTTTGTCCCAGACTTCATCTCCAGTCCGATCTGACTTCAACCCTAATAGAAATTCTTCATATTTAGCCATAATTGCTGGTCAAGGTACTGCAAATTAATTCGTTTTCGGCATataaaagttgttttattattctgttttttacaCTAGGGGTTCCATGTTCTAGCAGTCAGGCAACTTTGACTAACGGTGGCTCAGTAGGCAGTCTAGGAGAATCAGACAGCTCTTCCACAATGTCGTTGGATAGATCTACAGTTCGTGAATCacctgaaagtgaaaaagggGTTCAAGGAGCTCCTAGGGAGTCTACTGACACTGAAAAAACGgacaaagacaaaataaaaactcactCAAGGTATTTAGTATTCGGTTCTTCTTAAAATCTTTAAGTAAAAAATgtatcaacatttttctcttgtttagaAATGCCAGCCTCGTAATTTCTAACACACCAGTTATACGTTACGACAAGTTACAACCGGACGAAGTAAAGGAAGTACTTTTGTGCCTGATGTACGTCCTGAGACACGCCGACGAGGGGGCATTAATTGCGTGGTGGCACAATGCCTCGCAGCATGACCTTATTTGCTTCTTCCATATATTAGAACTGAGTTTGAGACAGTTCAAATATATGGGAAGAAAGCGTTTTGGGATTATGGGTGACGGAAATTCATCTAAATCCTCAACTCTTCCGCCTCGCGTTCCTCCACCTGTGTTTGGATCCAGACCATCAACATGCTACGAACCCGACGGAAGTAATATTACTGATCTAATGaatgcttttctttctttcagcatttttaatgaagttattttttaatccaGGTTCTTGTTCGGATGGCGACAGCACTTACCGATCTTTATTAGAATCAAATTTGACAATCGAGGTTGGCCTGATAGTTCTTGATGCAGTAGGTCTCTTCTGCCTTCATTTCAAGGAGGCGTTACTGAGTGAAGATGGGGATAACCCCTTAATGAGAAAAGTTTTAGACATCTACTTGTCGTTCCTTCAAATTGGTCAGTCTGAAAGTCTTTCGAAGCATGTGTTCGCAGCTCTGCGGGCGTTCATCAATAGTTTTCCTCTAGCACTTTACCAAGGTATcgtctttatttgatttgaccAATTTCACACATTATTTACCATTTTCTGTTATGACTATAGGTAATGCTTGGCTTTGCGGTCGCTTATGCTGTGAGCTGTTACGGTGTTGTGCTAGTAAATTGTCATTGGTGCGACAAGAAGCTTGCGCCGTCCTTTACTTGCTAATGCGTAGCAACTTCGAGTTCAGTGGGCAAAAAGCCTTAACAAGAGTTCACCTGCAGGTGATCATTTCTGTATCCCAGTTGCTTGGAGAAATTGGTGGTTTGAATAGCACTCGCTTTGGAGAGAGTCTCAATGTCATAAACGGATTCGCAAGCAGCGATAAAGCTATGCAATCTACTGGTAGGTTTCAAACTTGTATCGTCACCTTTAAGTATAGTAGTcatataataatttatttgttgcAGTTTTCCCCGGGGAAGTTCGTGACTTGACAAAGAGGGCACAGACGGTACTTAGAGCAACTTTACAGATGCGCCAACAAGCCCAAGACCCCGAACTGCTTATTGATCTGCAGCATAGTCTTGCTAATTCATATTCTGCCACGCCTGAACTAAGAAAAACTTGGTTGGAAACAATGGCTCATCATCATACTCGCTTGGGGAATTGGTCCGAAGTTGCCCAGTGCCGAATTCATGTAGCAGCTCTCATAACCGAGTACCTGTACCGCAGAGGACTCCGACAACAGGGATGCGAAACCTTTAGTTCCTTGTCACCTAATATTGTTCAAGATGAGAGCAACCTTCGTTTAGACACAGGTTTACATCTAAGGCGCATATGactattaaaattattttatgatgAATGAACTCTCTTTTTCAGGAATCCATGATACTCAGTATGACGAAGCCATGCTACTCGAACAGTTGGAAGAATGTAGCCGTGCGGTAGAAAAAGCTGAACGCTACGAAATGCAACTCGAAATTTACCGACTTATTCTACCAACTTATGAAAAACAGAGGGACTACGTTGCATTAGCTGAGTGTTTTAGTGTCCTTTCCCAGGCGTGTTCTCGAGCCAATGAAGTAAATCGAACTGGGAAACGGTTGCTTGGTACTTACTACCGAGTTGCACTGTATGGAAAGGTATTTCAAGTAAATTCATTTGTGTTCGTTACtgttaagtttattttaatgtttttgcaCTTTGTTGTTACCTTTTCAGGCCCGATTCGGAGACGAAGCCGGTACCGAGTACATCTATAAAGAACCAAAAGTGACAAATTTGTCAGAAATCGCCGAACGTTTAAACAGGATGTATTGTGCAAAATTTGGCACGGAACGGGTGAAGTTAGCAATGGACTCGAACCCAGTATGTTAGTTATGTAACCGCTAAATGAAAGAGTTTTGCTGATTTCATTAATTCGATTTAGATTGAAGATAAAGATATGGAACCGCAGATGGCGTACGTTCAAATCACGCATGTCGTTCCGTATTTTGAGGAGAATGATTTGACTGAGCGTGTTACGGAGTATGAACGCAACCACAATATTAATCGCTTTATGTATGAAATTCCATTTACTACCGATGGGCGAGTCAGAGGATCTCCTGAAGACCAGTGCAAGAAACGAATTATTTTGACTAGTAAGCAAATATTTCTATAAAACTCAAAGTCGCGGCATGAAGACATTCAATATGTGATGCCAcgacaaaaatgatttttaaaacactTTGTATTGTCAGAGTGAAAAGCTTCCTAATTCCACTACTAGTAAATTATTGTTTAAAGAAActaatctgatttttttttcgttatttttagCTCAGTATAGCTTCCCTTACATTAAAAAACGATTGAGGGTTATCCAACGTGAATTTTACGATCTCTCACCGATCGAAGTTGCTTTGGATGAAATGCGCTTGCGCGTCAAGGACATTGCGGAGGCGGTACGGACAGTGCCTACAGACTTAAAGAAGTTGCAATTACGACTGCAGGTTTGCAAAAATGGTGGATTTTGTTGACTGCCTTGTATTACTTAGATTTACTTTTCCAGGGAAGCATCAGCGTCCAAGTTAATGCCGGACCACTAGCGTACGCGTCAGCGTTTCTGGTCCATAACACCCAAAATTACCCGGATGAACAAATCCAGCAATTACAGGAGCTTTATAGGTATGATACACTTATCACTGCTAGATTGTGAAGTAAATGTTGATGTAGTGACGTTCCATTTAAATATTGCTTCAACTTATTGCAGGGATTTTGTGCATATATGCGGGGCCGCCCTAGAATTAAATGGAAAGCTAATCTTACCAGATCAGCGTGAATATCACGAGGCTCTACGTACAAGCTTTCGAGATTTGGTTAATTCTCTAGGCGAGATTTTTGATGATCCGTCATTGAATAGAGACTGGGACGGTTCAATAAGTTCGAATCCTTTCCTTAAACGAAACTCTGTGTTGGTATTTTCAAGTGGTGTTAATAACTCTACCGATGCTTGAGTAgtttttcttcgatttttctttctgtttacTCCCAAAGACAAGTACATTTTGCATCGAAAACTGCTTGCTAATCAGCACTATTGCTGTAGAGGAGTAGTATCAAATGATGTGTGTCGAATGTTAATTAGTCGTCAATTGTACTTCCGGCTCCAGGGTATATTTGTTTCTTCGAGAGATATTGCCATATTGGAATCTCCCTTTTACAACTGACACAGTTCCAGTAAAGCCTATATTAATCTCAATTGTAGACCTTTCAATTCCGTCGCATTGCTACGTTGGATAGTAACAATCCAAAGTAGCATCAAACTGAATTTAATTGTGTAAAATCTCTTCTAATAATGTAAGATGGCTTCGCTTGACCCAAAAAACTTTCTCAACTTCACGGAAACCTGTATACAGCGGCCGCATCTGTATAATATCTTTGTGacgttgttgatttttctagAATACATATGTTGACTCTGCTTTAAGGaacttttatttaaagattaaGGAGCATTATATTaaggttgctgaaattcgtaaacacaatatttaaaaaacgattttttcaACACTTTGGATTGGAGGAAAGAAAGTTTCAGGAATCCCCCACTAGGTGCCACTGCagtttaataacaacaatggCTGCCATTCCCCACATTGCGTCGTGTCTGGTAGTTGTTGTTTAGTGGTCCGTCTTTCACGTTTCGATGCAATATTAGGTGAACATTTTGTAATGTTTGTTTTAGCAAATTGAGTATTACCAACCTTCGTCGTTGGGTATTGCTGGCATATTTAAAGTTAGCCCAGTTAAAGTGTGGTTTAAGGGAGTATTAACTGAACCTGAAGAAAAGTCGCAAGTCACCATGTATCTTGGAgaaaatattgcgtgagtatcaaagttacttgcctttgtttgttagttctttcaactgagtgtcaacgagctagagcagacattgttttttttatgttactGTTAagcgtttattttttccgacGCCAGACGACACAGCCTTTGATCTGATTTTCCGTTCAGTTTAGTTGATTTAATAAGTTTACTTTGCTCATCTCAGGATAAGTTTCTCGCTGCTACTATATGGAAATTTTCAGTGATAATTGTcggtttctgtttcagcaacaaagctcacttgttagattttatatatgtgttctttttttctacttccggttatctcatttcagtcagtagttaagtaaatattcatctgacgaacaaaagaaccacatattcgtgatcctcgtcaaatttgtggtaaagttcatgtttctttttgtacgtacgcatacttccggtttcaagaattttcctgaactatatagttcaggaaaattctcgattttgatcaaattctggatttcgtttaaattacaccaaatcgaccccaaatttcacggagatcacgaatatttggtttatttggtcggcaTCTCAATGGTTagggcgctatcgcttacttccggtatgcttccggaaaatttacataaaactagcaagtgagcatTGTTTTCTGTACAGTTCTAAGGACTGAAGGCTAGGtttaagcaaacaaatatGACTTTTTCAAGTGTTGTGAGTATCTTAAGACCACCtgcaaatactgagttttgagacgtgtcaaatagatggcgtgttgattgtgtcaatTATGGAATGGCGGTTTGTTGTCAAAAGCagtcaaaagttaagctatcctttcttcgaaaattaccaatgaattcataggtaaattcgagtgatttcgtctctaacttgtcggtgatgtgttctattccgtgtatatgttggataaccttattGTTTCTTATCAACTTGtaggaggaaacgtgaaagggtCGTGGCCGTGTGCAGCCACCGttaactattttgttcaaaatcatggTAGAatctattgcaacgaaatcttTCGTTGCACTAACTAGccattttggctattgcaacgaaatcttTCGTTGCACTAACTAGCCATTTTAGCTATTGCAAcgaaagattttgttttttaaatagaagaaggaaaccaTCATATTAAatcgaaaaacaattttttttttttacgaaatttgACTTCTGTCATGCTGTGCCGCTTCGACCCATTCCTCCTTCATGCTTCGACTGTGGCgctgattgattttttaaaatattttttttacatattttattttttttatattatgcttcaattttttatgCTGTGATAGATTTATCGAGTAACCATCAAGTAACCTTCATTTCTAACAACTTGTACTCTTAAAGGGTTACcatccaattttaatttttaactttcgACATTCTATGTTTTTCAATTACTAGGCAGACTTATGCAGATTTGGAAGACACTCAACAGTGTACCACTATTAGCCTACTCGGCTACTCCTGTACATAAATTCATTATACTTTCATCATTAAATAAGGCAGAGTAACTTAGAACTGGGGAAGCGTCGTTGGTTCCATCTTTCCCTTGATTCTTTACAGCTggatttcccccctcccctgcTAACCTGGAAGTTTTTAAGGTCGTCGTGAATTTAAGCCGGCAAACGAACTTTGGCAAGCACTGGGAAGCAGGAGGGAAAAAGCTAGCTCTTGTCGATTTGTCGGTCGGCTCAAAGATTCAACACTTCCCCATTCTACATTTCCCTGTCATGATGAAAGTAAACTTCATTTAGTAACTGGTGATGGTAGTCCACTGAGGTCAGACTGTGATAACATCTTCCCAATGTGCATGTAAtgtacaagaaaaaagttgagtaaTCGAACCGAGGTTGTACCTGCCGGGAATGGCCAAATCATAGAAGAGAGTCCCATTgcaa
Protein-coding sequences here:
- the LOC124196528 gene encoding dedicator of cytokinesis protein 9-like isoform X1 — translated: MAERKFSRGLRKPGMAAQLRESVSQVVRETAVQSKPQRAEPIDYEAVLAKNRIIFNNDPHRELLLFPPEDVSQSKIARQCRTTKSTVPEEILQNEGSYFTQKCAQFYTCDWSTLSFKYRAYSGSCLDLPRLERLSLLTDPKHEVDVEGDADDEMFSPESPPTLEGYLLKGPEGASEKMFANIATKSFKRRFCKLRQDITGSYFLDICKEDKKQDAALSISLDECEDVVANKRKNKFGFQLRLVNQRSYVFAASSESELNNWLEKLCMAVHSSKQFCDDRRSLPDPELALKSTKVPSSYGTLRSLESSLNPQLTKYARETEMSISLARRENRNLLFNLSPIKPFPGASDSFMQTKVKPFEDNFGHRFFARCESINFRLQAPIDGDKGPLGQVEPYFITLALYDLKLNKKITEDFHSDVNHPLMKAVIQSIQANSDEPNKIFDIPGDWLAFPKQAVFSVRHIHSEVFLVIRIETILQGSVVTSAEPYVRPNSDIKTGLKVQKSARSYCSRLGRYRMPFAWAARPLFRSSGELDTTSEISTIYRQESHRNSDEDLIKTLNDFRRPEKLSRLTIIPGMIRVTVEHLKEAMPNMLTASLVPIKPFPLPPVQEPTIEIAEFPTVRVEDGFPYMSYVNHLYVYPRSLKYDTQKTFHRARNIACVIELRDSDAKDAQPLKSIYGQVGQLQMVSQWVCSVSHHITSPCWMDEIKINLPTSLNNKHHLLFTFLHISCDLSKQKKDRDNKEVLGPEVVVGYSWLPLMHKGRLRIEQQSLPVSAHLPPGYLSFEPLGLGRGYAGPEIRWVDGQKPIFQVHLELVSTVTARDQHLHNFFLHMAKLNETRSIASLFPTAAELDAHKPLEEAPKSPAIQENGSRELSKLVKASDFVSKIVKALHAVDVTEVVHHLPVVLNQLMWLMVRINSEELSVNVIKVLIHIVNQLHEFEKANILDAYLEYVFVTPTLTESANKATVHEEMVKTLCVLLRPSNTDFLVMHKFLRHANFFLKLITRSMAQHILESGRIKMQRQERFHMDYMRNVESLVETISPHIQIKYKDLPDETRHANLAIAEFVKKCLSLMDRGFAFRLVSIYLNTFRPDDPRALYELKFQFLQSVCFHEHYIPLNFPRAPNWAAMQKSMKELDMEFRLCDSFCRSHYLAGLILQEVSSALNEVADIRRIALRCLKDLLAKHELDDRYQNKGHQSRIASLYLPWIFIVLDNWNRLNVLSVESTGPSSSTASAIGFSSIASPSVKTGKSLSLPRNIRPPVLTPVNSWKRNPGTPLSQTSSPVRSDFNPNRNSSYLAIIAGQGVPCSSSQATLTNGGSVGSLGESDSSSTMSLDRSTVRESPESEKGVQGAPRESTDTEKTDKDKIKTHSRNASLVISNTPVIRYDKLQPDEVKEVLLCLMYVLRHADEGALIAWWHNASQHDLICFFHILELSLRQFKYMGRKRFGIMGDGNSSKSSTLPPRVPPPVFGSRPSTCYEPDGSSCSDGDSTYRSLLESNLTIEVGLIVLDAVGLFCLHFKEALLSEDGDNPLMRKVLDIYLSFLQIGQSESLSKHVFAALRAFINSFPLALYQGNAWLCGRLCCELLRCCASKLSLVRQEACAVLYLLMRSNFEFSGQKALTRVHLQVIISVSQLLGEIGGLNSTRFGESLNVINGFASSDKAMQSTVFPGEVRDLTKRAQTVLRATLQMRQQAQDPELLIDLQHSLANSYSATPELRKTWLETMAHHHTRLGNWSEVAQCRIHVAALITEYLYRRGLRQQGCETFSSLSPNIVQDESNLRLDTGIHDTQYDEAMLLEQLEECSRAVEKAERYEMQLEIYRLILPTYEKQRDYVALAECFSVLSQACSRANEVNRTGKRLLGTYYRVALYGKARFGDEAGTEYIYKEPKVTNLSEIAERLNRMYCAKFGTERVKLAMDSNPIEDKDMEPQMAYVQITHVVPYFEENDLTERVTEYERNHNINRFMYEIPFTTDGRVRGSPEDQCKKRIILTTQYSFPYIKKRLRVIQREFYDLSPIEVALDEMRLRVKDIAEAVRTVPTDLKKLQLRLQGSISVQVNAGPLAYASAFLVHNTQNYPDEQIQQLQELYRDFVHICGAALELNGKLILPDQREYHEALRTSFRDLVNSLGEIFDDPSLNRDWDGSISSNPFLKRNSVLVFSSGVNNSTDA